Genomic window (Daucus carota subsp. sativus chromosome 5, DH1 v3.0, whole genome shotgun sequence):
GGGCCTGAAACTGGAAACGAAGGTGTTCAGGATGATAATGGACACAGCAAGAATGATGATCCAAATGAGGTATATTAATGCATTATATTCCCACACTAACCACCACATACTAATGCATTAAATGACCATATATCACATTAACCACCTTATACCGtcaattttgattatttatatgcttcatgaaaaatattttaatcacaaaaaGAATGGCAtggtattatatttattaatcaacTAATCACTGCTTTTTTCTTTTATCGTTCTAGTGGTTAATATAGtatatttcaatataatttGTTGAACAGGATTGGTGGGAATCACTTAGTAGAAAGGCAACTTTGTTGATAGATGCAAATCTAGAATTGATTGAAGCGAAGAATCAATATGAATCCGAATTAGACAAAGCAAAAGAACTACATCCAAATGATGAGAAGATTGATGAAATCGAGAAAAGCATTAAGGACTTGTTCAAAGCAAATAAATGGATAGATAGTGAGAGCTATGAGAATGATTTTTGTAATGACGAGGATATTCAAATGTGTGCAAGTCAAGAAGAGCAAGCACGTCTTGATACAGTTGATAGAGTTAAAAAAAGTGAATTACCACCAGATCACGATGACTATCTTGACCTTATTGCTTGGTTAAAATCTCCTGAAGGGATATTGGAGATTGAAAGAGATTATGAAATGATTGAAAGAGAGTATGATAATAAACAATGTCCATCATTCTCTCTTGGAATAAGTCAGCTATGCAAAGAGTTGATGGAAGAACATGGATCAGATGCTGATGGTAATAAAGATGATGGGAAGAGAACTGATCCATTGCCACAAAAACAAATGGAGAAAAGGACAAAGAGGGAGATCAAGGTCGGGCCAGCTTTTCGATCACCATACCTTCAAAGAAACATTGATGTCAATTCAAGTTACACCAGGCAAGAAATTGCTGTCTACAGGTGGATGATTCTGGACAATATGAATGACATGTAAGTTTCTCGTAATTACTACATATAATGTGATTATGTGACATACACATAGCAATCATATAACATACATATTTGTTAATCACctaacatatttatttatagtaCATTAATCACCAAACAATGTGTTATATTAAATCACCTTACAATGGCATCACTAATCATCATATATTTCACAGGGAGAAAGTGGTAATAAAAAAACTCATGCCAAATAAAAGTAGTGATTAGTTTTAATGTTGATTTAAttgatatattaatgatttatttatatttatattgtcattaCTTGTGATGATTAAGTCCACTAATAGCTAGTGATTAAGTAATTTTGATTATGTGGACTGTATTGTAAATTCTCGctgatttttaatgatttaaacTACAATCTAgtgaatttgaatatttaagAATCCTTCAATAACAGCtttaataatcatatatttcACAGGGAGCAAGTTTTTGTGTGTGGAGAGTACACATGTTTCCGAAAAGTAATAAAAACACTCATGCCAGATAGAAAGGTGTCATATGCTGTTATAGACATGTGGTCATTTTTGATGAATGCTAGAGAAAATTATAAATCCACGGAATCACCGATGCGTCTATACATGGACACTGGTCTTTCGGTAAGAATCTCAGTTTCTAGTTGTTGTCATAAGCACCTGATctgttattgttatatttacGTATTAACCTCGTATTGTTTGAAATATAAAGATTGCACCTTTGGATGACAAAAGGAGTAGTGAAGAACAGTATGAGCATTTTAAGAGTGAAATGAAGCACTATTTTGAAAGATACCCAAATAGAAGTATAGGAAACGCTGATTTGGTATGTCTCTGAACCATGAAAACTGTAGTTTGCTACTAAATAATTTAGTTGGTAACACGATAAAATATGCAGATATTTTTTCCGGTGCTTGCATATGGACATTTGTACTTGATCAGTTTCAATTTAAAGAAGCCGGCATTTGATATCATCGATAACATCAGGCGAGGGAGAAATGCTGCAAAGGAGTATGGTCCAAAGCCTAAATTGTTGGTAAGTAAATGATAAAATGAATTAGTTATAAAATCATCTCTGCAATTACATTAATCATAACATTGAAAAtgacataaattataaatattgcaGCGCAAACACTTTGTGAATTACTTGTTTGAAAACAAGTTTGAGTTGCTTGCACAATCATTGAAGAACGTCAAGCCTATGTACATGATAATGCCCTGGCAAACATTAGGCAATTACAAGGACTGTGGAATATTCTTGATAAGACACATGGAAACTTACAAAGGCGAACCAAAGAATTGGATCACTGATTTAAAAGCTGAAAGtgtaagtatattatataagtattttGATGTAATCACTATAAATGTCTTCTTTGCTTTCTAAAGAGAAATATATCTTTCTGGTATTATTTGGAAAACAGACCATCCAATCAGCGCAACTGATAAAGCTCCGTGCAAAGTACTGTCATGCCATTTTGACATCTCCTCTGAATGAAAAAAGACAGCACGTACTGAATGAATCAAAACTTCTGTACAACAAGATGGCATCGGACAAAGTGATGAGTATAGTGCTTGCTGCAAGTGAAAAAAAGAATGGAGCTGTATTTCGAAGGAATGATATTAAAGGGAAGGTTCTGTTCCCAGAAGATCAAGACCCCACAGAAGATGACACACCTGAAAAGTGATTGAATGATGCTATAGTTTGATAATTGTTACTTCTTTTACAATCTCTATGATATCATGAAACTGCTCAACAATTAGTACTGTTTCAAGATTGAgaaattaaattggttgtatgaGATGTTGACACTTTCAATTGCTATGGAATGCAAATTTGGCTTTGGATATACTAATTTATATGCTTCTGTTCTCTATATATATGAATGTTAGGCCTGATGCAAGTCTCTTAATTATTAAACCTAAAGCAGGTGCTTAAGTTTGTTTTCTCAGTGGCCTAATCCAGACCACTATATGTCACATATGTTACATGCACACACATTCATGTGCTATATAATTCTTATGTCAatacaaatcaaaataaatcttATATTACATAATTGACAAAAATAAGTTTAGTGATCATTACAACCTATTAAATTGTACAAATCACCAAGTCTTTTGACAAATCACCAAAAATCTTTAAACAAATCACTTAgtaaacaataaaaatcatcaATTACACATTAAAAATCACCAAAAAAATTTAACACAGATATAACATCAAATATCCATGTAActagaaacaaaaaattttaaacatcatGATGATATCATAGCTCTGTATCCACTCCATTCATAACTTCCTCTTCAacaattttcttctttttagggCATGTTCTTTGGTCATGAACAGTAGAACCACAGAGTTTGCATTTCCGCTTCTTTTTTTCAACTTGTTTTATCGCTTTCTCCCTTTCGCTAAGAAGCCTCTTCAGACCGGACCCTTTATTCTTGCATTGTACTGGTGGATGAATGGTTATCTCCCCAACTGGTTTGTTACCTATCAAGTTCCCCAAGAAATCTTTCTTGTTAAAGCTTGCACCATCATTAACGAAAGATACATGTAATTCCTTTACTGTGGTACTGATTTGCTTAAGTTTGACAAGATCTATCCCTGCTACAGTCACACACTTGTGAAATGTAAACCACACATTTGCTAATTCTGCAGAAACAGATTCCTTGTTCTGATGATCATCCAATAAGCCAAACATTTGTAGTGAAGCCTTATTTTCTGCATTTTTCATCCACCGGTTGAGAACAAGACGCCTAGGTATCTTTACCACTTCGAAATGATTAAGTGCACAAAATGCATGCCGACAAAGAATCCCACACATAAGAAATTTCTTACAGGAGCAATTAGCATGTGTTCTGCTAACTTCAACCtataaaagacaagaaacaGTCAagcttcaaaattaaaaaaatcatcaacTCAATACAAGAAAAAAAATCTGCTTATCTTAAAAATGAATGTAACAATAACCTTGAAAAGCTTATCTTTCATTTTCACGTCCTTCATTTCATAACACTTCATACCATTAATCTCAGGACCAATAGTTTGAATTCGCATATCATCACGAGCTGCCAAAATTTCCTcttgaattttgtaaaaaatttcaCGAGTGTACAACTCTGCTGCATCATCCTCAAGAAATAATGTAGAAATTGTGGCTGGTTTGGCAGATGAATCCACATGATTCAAATTCTTAGTTTCATTACGTTGTTTATCCATGGCACTTTCGAACCGAATGTAAAACTCGGACAATGTACTTCCACTTTGATGAAACTGgctaaaaaaaaagttttcacTCTCCGACCTCGACGTCGTCCTAATCAGCCCATACATTGGTTTATCACGAAAATATGCAGGGATCCATGACTCCCTCATAGCATACAAATATGATAACCAAGCATGATCTTCCAACTTAAACTCATCCATTACGGATTTCCAACCCTCCTCAAACTCAGCAGGCTCTATCGTTGATGACCATATATACTTTTTTATCTTTTCCATAAAATCTGTTTCTTTGCATAAGAAATGGCCAAGCTAAAACAAGTAAATGgagcaaaattaaaaatagatcAAATTGGACACAACAAAACATAATATACTGCATCTGAACTAAAAACTGATCAAATTGGACACaacaaaacataatatattgTATCTGCACTTAACATTTTAAACACAAAAATCACAATGGATATTACAAATAACTAAGACAATATATACCTTAGCAGGAAACTTTTCAGTGATATGCCACATGCACAAACGGTGCCTGGACGCAGGAAATTCATCGGTTGCTTTAAAACATTCAGGTACAGCTTGTTTCATAGCAGGACACTGATCCGTGACTAAAACAACGGGATTTCTCCTCATAGCTTTCAACATTGCATTA
Coding sequences:
- the LOC108221368 gene encoding protein FAR1-RELATED SEQUENCE 5-like — encoded protein: MEKIKKYIWSSTIEPAEFEEGWKSVMDEFKLEDHAWLSYLYAMRESWIPAYFRDKPMYGLIRTTSRSESENFFFSQFHQSGSTLSEFYIRFESAMDKQRNETKNLNHVDSSAKPATISTLFLEDDAAELYTREIFYKIQEEILAARDDMRIQTIGPEINGMKCYEMKDVKMKDKLFKVEVSRTHANCSCKKFLMCGILCRHAFCALNHFEVVKIPRRLVLNRWMKNAENKASLQMFGLLDDHQNKESVSAELANVWFTFHKCVTVAGIDLVKLKQISTTVKELHVSFVNDGASFNKKDFLGNLIGNKPVGEITIHPPVQCKNKGSGLKRLLSEREKAIKQVEKKKRKCKLCGSTVHDQRTCPKKKKIVEEEVMNGVDTEL